The following coding sequences are from one Shewanella violacea DSS12 window:
- a CDS encoding replication-associated recombination protein A gives MSSFSFDFAPDFRPLAARMRPEVLEQYIGQSHLLGEGKPLRKALEAGRAHSMVFWGPPGTGKTTLAELVAHYANAHVERISAVTSGVKEIRAAIEHAQNVAQSRGQRTLLFVDEVHRFNKSQQDAFLPFIEDGTVIFIGATTENPSFEINNALLSRARVYLIKRLTNDEIIQIVRQALIDDERGLGKRQLTIPDEVAEKLANVCDGDARKALNLIELMSDMIADGESFTEQMIIEVAGQQLAGFDKNGDQFYDLISAVHKSIRGSAPDAALYWFCRMLEGGCDPLYIARRLLAIASEDIGNADPVAMTVALNAWECFHRVGPSEGERALAQAVVYLASAPKSNAVYTAFKAARQLARETGQDPVPEHLRNAPTQLMQDLGYGEGYRYAHDEPNAYASGENYFPERLAQSRFYYPTEYGFEKRIKAKLEHLSQLDKDSEVKRYE, from the coding sequence GTGTCTAGTTTTAGTTTCGATTTCGCCCCGGATTTCAGACCTTTGGCCGCACGTATGCGTCCCGAAGTGCTGGAACAATACATAGGCCAATCTCATCTGTTAGGTGAGGGAAAGCCACTTAGAAAAGCACTGGAAGCGGGCCGCGCCCATTCGATGGTGTTTTGGGGACCGCCGGGAACGGGTAAAACCACCCTGGCTGAACTCGTTGCTCATTATGCCAATGCTCATGTTGAGCGTATTTCAGCGGTCACTTCCGGTGTGAAGGAGATCCGAGCCGCCATCGAGCATGCTCAAAATGTCGCTCAGTCTCGTGGCCAACGAACCTTACTCTTCGTCGATGAAGTACACAGATTCAATAAGAGTCAACAAGATGCCTTCCTGCCCTTTATTGAAGATGGAACGGTCATTTTTATCGGCGCGACCACTGAAAATCCCTCATTCGAGATCAACAACGCTCTGTTATCCCGGGCGCGAGTCTATCTGATTAAGCGACTGACTAATGATGAGATCATTCAAATTGTCAGACAGGCATTAATTGATGATGAGCGTGGTCTAGGTAAGAGGCAGCTAACCATCCCAGATGAAGTGGCTGAAAAATTGGCCAATGTGTGTGATGGTGATGCCCGAAAAGCCCTCAATCTTATCGAGTTGATGAGTGATATGATCGCCGATGGTGAGTCATTCACCGAGCAGATGATCATTGAAGTGGCCGGTCAACAACTGGCAGGCTTCGATAAGAATGGCGATCAGTTTTACGATCTTATCTCTGCGGTACATAAGTCTATTCGCGGCTCGGCCCCCGATGCTGCGCTTTACTGGTTCTGTCGAATGTTAGAAGGGGGCTGCGACCCTCTCTATATTGCACGTAGGTTACTTGCTATCGCCTCTGAAGATATTGGTAATGCCGATCCCGTCGCCATGACAGTTGCACTTAATGCTTGGGAATGTTTTCATCGAGTCGGTCCATCTGAAGGTGAGCGCGCCTTGGCACAAGCCGTGGTGTATCTCGCCAGTGCGCCTAAGAGTAATGCAGTCTACACCGCCTTTAAAGCTGCCCGTCAACTGGCCCGAGAAACGGGTCAAGACCCAGTGCCAGAACATCTACGCAACGCACCCACTCAGTTGATGCAAGATCTAGGCTATGGTGAAGGTTATCGTTATGCCCATGATGAACCTAATGCCTATGCCAGTGGCGAAAACTATTTTCCAGAAAGATTAGCCCAGAGCCGATTTTATTATCCAACTGAATATGGTTTCGAGAAGCGGATCAAGGCTAAATTAGAGCATTTATCCCAGCTCGATAAGGACAGTGAGGTTAAACGGTATGAATAA
- a CDS encoding TusE/DsrC/DsvC family sulfur relay protein: MNHIDYQDRKIETDHQGYLKQVSDWNEEIAEIIAKGEDIELSAAHWEVIRFVRDFYLEFKTSPAIRVLVKAIGQKLGADKGNSKYLYTLFPVGPAKQATKIAGLPKPAKCI; the protein is encoded by the coding sequence GTGAACCACATAGATTATCAAGATAGAAAGATAGAGACAGATCATCAAGGCTACCTTAAGCAGGTCAGTGATTGGAATGAAGAGATTGCTGAGATCATCGCTAAAGGTGAAGATATTGAGCTTAGCGCAGCGCACTGGGAAGTGATTCGCTTCGTGCGTGATTTCTACTTGGAATTTAAGACCAGCCCGGCGATTCGAGTTTTGGTCAAAGCCATCGGCCAGAAGTTAGGCGCAGATAAAGGCAACTCCAAATACCTGTATACACTATTTCCGGTTGGACCGGCGAAACAGGCGACTAAAATAGCCGGCCTACCTAAACCTGCTAAGTGTATTTAG
- the rpmI gene encoding 50S ribosomal protein L35 yields the protein MPKMKTDKGVAKRFKKTANGFKRKQAHLRHILTKKSTKRKRHLRAKCLVSKADMPAIARQLPYA from the coding sequence ATGCCTAAAATGAAAACTGACAAGGGTGTAGCGAAGCGTTTTAAGAAAACCGCCAATGGTTTCAAACGTAAGCAAGCTCATTTACGTCACATCTTGACCAAGAAAAGCACTAAGCGTAAACGTCACTTACGTGCTAAATGTTTAGTTAGCAAAGCCGACATGCCAGCAATTGCACGTCAACTACCATACGCTTAA
- the crcB gene encoding fluoride efflux transporter CrcB yields the protein MNNVVFVALGGAIGAVFRYLISIFMLQLFGSAFPFGTLLVNILGSFMMGIIYALGQVSEVSPEIKALVGVGLLGALTTFSTFSNETLLLIQSGAWLKAFLNIALNLCLCIFMVYLGQQLVFSRI from the coding sequence ATGAATAATGTTGTATTTGTTGCCTTAGGGGGAGCAATTGGTGCAGTTTTTCGCTATCTGATCTCAATTTTCATGCTTCAGCTATTTGGCTCTGCATTTCCTTTTGGTACACTGTTAGTCAATATCCTAGGCTCTTTTATGATGGGCATTATTTATGCCTTAGGTCAGGTCAGTGAAGTCAGTCCTGAAATTAAAGCTTTGGTTGGTGTTGGGCTATTAGGCGCACTCACCACATTTTCAACTTTTTCCAACGAAACTCTGTTACTTATTCAGAGTGGTGCTTGGTTAAAGGCATTTTTAAATATCGCTCTGAACCTATGCCTGTGTATATTCATGGTCTATTTAGGACAGCAGTTGGTTTTTTCTCGCATTTAA
- the tusC gene encoding sulfurtransferase complex subunit TusC — protein MKKLTIIFRRAPHGTAHGREALDLALLSASFEQEVSLIFVDEGVLHLITEQQPELAGAKDYIATFGALDLYDIETVLVCQSSLERFGLADSELTFSVDRVTSASITAQLQAADEVLVF, from the coding sequence TGCTCCCCATGGTACAGCCCATGGCAGAGAAGCGCTGGATCTGGCCTTACTCAGTGCCAGTTTCGAGCAAGAGGTCAGTTTGATTTTTGTCGATGAGGGCGTACTCCATCTCATCACTGAGCAGCAACCTGAGCTTGCCGGAGCAAAAGACTATATTGCCACCTTCGGTGCCTTGGATTTGTACGATATAGAAACTGTATTGGTTTGTCAGAGCTCGCTGGAGCGTTTCGGACTGGCCGATAGTGAGTTGACCTTCTCGGTTGATAGAGTCACAAGTGCAAGCATAACTGCCCAGTTACAGGCAGCAGACGAGGTTTTAGTTTTCTAA
- the trxB gene encoding thioredoxin-disulfide reductase — protein sequence MSQVRHCELLILGSGPAGYTAAVYAARANLKPVLITGIQQGGQLTTTTEVENWPGDADDLTGPALMERMQKHAEKFDTEIIFDHINEVNLDVRPFRLKGDNGEFTCDALIISTGASAMYLGLDSEEAFKGKGVSACATCDGFFYRNQKVAVVGGGNTAVEEALYLSNIASEVHLIHRRDSFRSEKILTKRLMDKVENGNIILHLDNTLDEVVGDQMGVTGLKMKSTKDGAISELELMGVFIAIGHSPNTGMFEGQLDMNHGYIKVQSGLNGNATQTSIEGVFAAGDVMDQHYRQAITSAGTGCMAALDAERYLDALK from the coding sequence ATGAGTCAAGTTAGACACTGTGAACTATTGATTTTAGGTTCAGGCCCAGCGGGCTACACTGCAGCAGTATATGCCGCTCGCGCAAACCTCAAACCCGTTTTAATTACAGGTATACAGCAAGGCGGTCAACTTACGACCACCACCGAAGTTGAAAACTGGCCAGGCGATGCAGACGACCTCACGGGCCCTGCCTTGATGGAACGTATGCAGAAGCACGCCGAGAAATTTGATACCGAAATCATTTTTGACCATATTAATGAAGTCAATCTCGATGTCCGTCCGTTCCGATTGAAGGGTGACAATGGTGAATTCACTTGTGATGCACTCATCATCTCAACAGGTGCTTCAGCCATGTACCTTGGCCTAGATTCTGAAGAAGCATTCAAGGGTAAAGGCGTCTCAGCCTGTGCAACCTGTGATGGTTTCTTCTATCGTAACCAAAAGGTTGCCGTGGTCGGCGGCGGTAATACCGCTGTCGAAGAAGCTCTTTACCTCAGTAACATCGCCTCTGAAGTACACCTGATCCATCGCCGCGATTCATTCCGTAGTGAAAAGATCTTAACCAAGCGTCTTATGGATAAGGTTGAAAACGGTAACATTATTCTTCACTTAGACAACACATTAGATGAAGTTGTTGGTGATCAGATGGGTGTTACAGGCCTTAAGATGAAGAGTACTAAAGATGGTGCTATCTCAGAACTTGAATTGATGGGTGTATTCATCGCTATCGGTCACAGCCCCAATACTGGCATGTTCGAAGGTCAATTAGACATGAACCATGGCTATATCAAGGTACAAAGCGGCCTCAATGGCAACGCCACTCAAACAAGCATTGAAGGCGTTTTCGCCGCAGGTGATGTTATGGATCAACACTATCGCCAAGCCATTACCTCGGCCGGTACAGGTTGTATGGCAGCTTTAGATGCCGAACGTTACTTAGATGCGCTGAAGTAA
- the tusB gene encoding sulfurtransferase complex subunit TusB, with translation MILHHIQTSPNQDNALICAINYADQADSILLSGNGVYALLEEKWQVALQTKQIFLLESDVQARGLIKQLGNYACIDHSQFVQQALIHKKVITW, from the coding sequence ATGATCTTACATCACATACAAACGTCACCAAATCAAGATAATGCATTAATCTGTGCCATCAATTATGCAGACCAAGCAGACAGTATTTTGCTCTCAGGCAATGGTGTTTATGCCCTCTTAGAAGAGAAGTGGCAAGTGGCATTGCAAACTAAACAGATTTTTCTGCTTGAAAGCGACGTACAGGCTCGTGGACTCATTAAGCAACTCGGCAACTATGCCTGTATCGACCATAGCCAATTTGTACAACAAGCGTTAATTCATAAGAAGGTGATCACCTGGTGA
- the serS gene encoding serine--tRNA ligase — protein sequence MLDPKLLRNELEVTAERLATRGFILDVERLSKLEEKRKSLQMTTEELQASRNAISKSIGQAKAKGEDVAPIMAKVGDLGTELDAKKSELAALLAELNAIAMSVPNLPDESAPLGADESENVEVRRWGTPREFNFEVKDHVDLGEALGGLDFKNAVKLTGSRFIIMKGQIARMHRALAQFMLDLHTDEHGYTEAYVPLLVNEDSLFGTGQLPKFGEDLFHTKPATEEGQGLSLIPTAEVPLTNLARDTIIDEDELPVKLTAHTPCFRSEAGSYGRDTRGLIRQHQFDKVELVQMVKPEDSMAALDALTGHAETVLQKLDLPYRTVILCTGDMGFGASKTFDIEVWLPAQNTFREISSCSNMQDFQARRMQARYKAKSAKKPALLHTLNGSGLAVGRTLVAVLENYQNEDGSITVPEVLRPYMNGLEKIG from the coding sequence ATGTTAGATCCAAAATTGTTGCGTAACGAATTAGAAGTCACAGCCGAGCGTCTGGCCACTCGAGGTTTTATTCTGGATGTTGAGCGTCTCAGTAAGTTAGAGGAAAAGCGTAAGTCATTACAGATGACTACCGAAGAGCTGCAAGCATCCCGCAACGCAATTTCTAAGTCCATCGGTCAGGCGAAAGCTAAGGGTGAAGATGTTGCGCCTATCATGGCTAAAGTGGGCGATCTCGGTACCGAGCTAGATGCAAAAAAATCTGAGCTGGCAGCCTTATTAGCTGAACTCAATGCCATCGCGATGAGCGTACCTAACTTACCCGACGAGTCAGCACCTCTGGGCGCCGATGAGAGCGAGAATGTTGAAGTGCGTCGTTGGGGAACACCTAGAGAATTTAACTTTGAAGTCAAAGACCATGTGGATCTTGGTGAAGCTCTCGGTGGTTTAGACTTTAAAAATGCCGTTAAATTAACTGGCTCTCGTTTCATCATAATGAAAGGTCAAATAGCCCGCATGCATCGAGCCCTGGCTCAGTTCATGTTAGATCTGCATACCGATGAGCATGGTTACACTGAGGCATATGTACCTCTTCTGGTTAACGAAGACAGTTTGTTCGGCACAGGCCAGTTACCTAAATTTGGTGAGGACCTGTTCCACACTAAACCTGCTACTGAAGAAGGACAGGGCCTGAGTCTTATCCCGACGGCCGAAGTACCGCTGACAAACTTAGCTCGCGATACCATAATCGATGAAGATGAGCTGCCAGTTAAGCTGACGGCTCATACGCCTTGCTTCAGAAGTGAGGCGGGTTCATACGGTCGTGATACACGTGGTCTTATTCGTCAGCACCAATTTGATAAGGTTGAATTGGTTCAGATGGTTAAGCCTGAAGACTCAATGGCTGCATTGGACGCGTTAACCGGTCATGCCGAGACAGTGCTGCAAAAGCTGGATCTTCCATACCGCACCGTCATTCTTTGTACCGGTGATATGGGCTTCGGCGCGAGCAAGACCTTCGATATCGAAGTCTGGCTGCCGGCGCAAAATACCTTTAGAGAGATCTCATCATGTAGCAACATGCAAGATTTCCAGGCACGTCGTATGCAAGCTCGTTATAAGGCAAAATCTGCCAAGAAACCTGCATTGCTGCACACGTTAAATGGATCGGGTCTTGCGGTAGGTCGTACACTCGTGGCTGTGCTTGAGAACTACCAGAATGAAGATGGCAGTATCACAGTGCCGGAAGTCTTGCGTCCATATATGAATGGGCTCGAAAAAATCGGCTAG
- the rplT gene encoding 50S ribosomal protein L20, with protein sequence MPRVKRGVTARARHKKVLKLAKGYYGARSRTYRVAKQAVTKAGQYAYRDRRQKKRQFRQLWIARINAAARQNGLSYSRFINGLKKASIEIDRKILADIAVFDKVVFTTLVEKAKDALAK encoded by the coding sequence ATGCCTAGAGTTAAGCGTGGTGTAACCGCTCGTGCTCGTCACAAGAAAGTACTGAAACTAGCCAAAGGTTATTACGGAGCTCGCTCACGTACTTACCGTGTTGCAAAGCAAGCAGTAACAAAAGCTGGTCAATATGCTTACCGTGACCGTCGTCAGAAGAAACGTCAATTCCGTCAACTTTGGATTGCACGTATCAATGCGGCAGCTCGTCAAAATGGTCTTTCTTACAGTCGTTTCATTAATGGTTTGAAAAAAGCCTCTATTGAAATCGATCGTAAGATCCTAGCTGACATCGCTGTATTCGACAAAGTTGTATTTACAACTTTAGTTGAAAAAGCAAAAGACGCATTAGCTAAGTAA
- the lrp gene encoding leucine-responsive transcriptional regulator Lrp has protein sequence MLNNKKSPIKDLDRIDRNILNELQTDGRISNVELSKRVGLSPTPCLERVKRLEKQGYISGYTALVNPHFLGASLLVFVEITLNRDSSEVFDKFNRAVQLLDDIQECHLVSGDFDYLLKTRVSDMSAYRRLLGETLLKLPSVSDTRTYVVMEEVKQTNKVAINVTAETL, from the coding sequence ATGCTTAATAATAAAAAGAGTCCTATAAAAGACTTAGATCGCATAGATCGAAATATACTTAATGAGTTACAGACCGACGGACGCATTTCTAATGTTGAACTGTCTAAACGAGTAGGTTTAAGCCCCACACCTTGCCTTGAGAGAGTTAAAAGACTCGAGAAGCAGGGGTATATCAGTGGATATACCGCATTAGTGAATCCCCATTTTTTGGGTGCTTCATTACTAGTGTTTGTGGAAATTACACTGAATCGTGATAGTTCAGAAGTATTTGATAAATTTAATCGTGCAGTTCAGTTATTGGATGACATACAAGAATGTCATTTGGTTTCTGGAGATTTCGACTATTTGTTGAAAACACGTGTATCAGATATGTCTGCCTATCGTCGCTTATTAGGTGAAACTTTACTTAAATTGCCATCCGTTTCTGACACTCGTACTTACGTAGTGATGGAAGAGGTTAAGCAAACTAATAAAGTTGCAATCAACGTTACAGCCGAAACTTTATAG
- the lolA gene encoding outer membrane lipoprotein chaperone LolA: MRKTLTLLAMALPFMASNLAIADESSALKAKLEEVATLKANFSQVVTDINNKEIQRGSGVFALAYPNQFYWHLTEPDESLIVADGTDVWIYNPFAEQVSVMDLNQAITASPIALLVHRDKETWAQYTVTSKDGCFDINPKSVDAGVESVKVCFKGKTLTQMVLEDQQGNVSSFELTGQTAITDAEKSLFKFTVPEDVDIDDQRLNAIH, translated from the coding sequence ATGAGAAAAACATTAACCTTGTTGGCAATGGCACTGCCCTTTATGGCATCGAATCTTGCCATTGCCGATGAGTCATCTGCACTAAAGGCAAAGTTAGAAGAAGTGGCCACACTAAAGGCAAACTTCAGTCAGGTAGTGACAGACATCAATAATAAAGAGATCCAAAGAGGCAGTGGAGTATTCGCTTTAGCCTATCCAAATCAGTTTTATTGGCATCTTACAGAGCCTGATGAGTCGCTCATAGTCGCCGATGGCACGGATGTGTGGATCTATAATCCTTTTGCCGAACAGGTTTCTGTGATGGATCTTAACCAAGCTATCACCGCATCCCCTATAGCCTTGCTGGTTCATAGAGACAAGGAAACCTGGGCACAATATACAGTGACCTCGAAAGACGGCTGCTTCGATATTAACCCTAAAAGTGTCGATGCTGGTGTAGAGTCGGTAAAAGTCTGCTTCAAAGGTAAGACCTTGACTCAGATGGTACTTGAAGATCAGCAGGGCAATGTCAGTTCATTTGAGCTGACAGGGCAGACGGCTATCACAGACGCAGAGAAGTCATTATTTAAGTTTACTGTGCCTGAAGATGTTGATATCGACGATCAACGCTTAAATGCCATTCATTAA
- the ald gene encoding alanine dehydrogenase yields MIIGVPKEIKNHEYRVGMVPSSVRELTSKGHEVFIETNAGNGIGFTDQDYIDVGASILATAKEIFAVAEMIVKVKEPQAVERAMLREDQVLFTYLHLAPDLPQTEDLIKSGSVCIAYETVTDDRGTLPLLAPMSEVAGRMSIQAGAMALEKSMGGRGMLLGGVPGVEPAKVVIIGGGMVGTNAAQMAVGLGADVVILDRSIDALRRLNAQFDNRVKAIYSTADAIEKHVLEADLVIGGVLVPGAAAPKLVTKEHIAKMKPGSAIVDVAIDQGGCIETSHATTHEDPTYIVDEVVHYCVANMPGAVARTSTFALNNATLPYIIKLADLGYRKALIQDKHLLNGLNVMHGKITCKEVAEALNLEFVEPKILLN; encoded by the coding sequence ATGATAATTGGTGTACCTAAAGAAATCAAAAACCACGAGTATCGTGTTGGTATGGTGCCTTCTAGTGTTCGTGAATTGACTAGTAAAGGTCATGAAGTATTCATTGAAACAAACGCGGGTAACGGAATTGGTTTTACAGATCAAGATTATATAGATGTTGGCGCATCCATACTTGCTACTGCAAAAGAAATATTTGCAGTAGCTGAAATGATCGTAAAAGTGAAAGAACCACAAGCAGTAGAACGTGCTATGTTGCGTGAAGATCAAGTGCTATTCACCTATTTGCACTTGGCTCCAGATCTTCCCCAAACTGAAGATTTAATCAAAAGTGGATCAGTTTGTATTGCCTATGAAACAGTCACCGATGACCGTGGCACCCTTCCCCTACTCGCTCCTATGTCAGAAGTAGCTGGTCGTATGTCAATCCAAGCTGGTGCTATGGCCCTTGAGAAATCAATGGGTGGACGTGGCATGCTTCTTGGCGGCGTACCCGGTGTTGAGCCAGCTAAAGTGGTTATTATCGGTGGCGGTATGGTTGGTACCAATGCAGCACAAATGGCTGTAGGTCTTGGTGCCGATGTCGTGATTTTAGACCGTAGCATAGATGCACTTCGTCGCCTCAATGCTCAATTTGATAATCGCGTTAAAGCCATCTACTCCACTGCCGATGCTATCGAAAAGCATGTATTGGAAGCCGATCTCGTTATTGGTGGTGTTCTTGTTCCAGGTGCTGCCGCGCCAAAACTTGTGACTAAAGAGCATATCGCAAAAATGAAGCCTGGTTCGGCCATTGTCGATGTCGCCATCGACCAAGGTGGTTGTATCGAGACCTCTCACGCGACGACACATGAAGATCCTACTTATATCGTAGATGAAGTGGTGCATTACTGTGTAGCCAACATGCCTGGCGCTGTAGCTCGTACGTCAACTTTTGCACTTAACAATGCCACACTGCCGTACATCATTAAGCTTGCCGATCTAGGTTATAGAAAAGCCCTTATCCAAGATAAGCATCTACTCAATGGCTTAAACGTCATGCACGGTAAGATCACCTGTAAAGAAGTTGCAGAGGCTTTAAATCTCGAATTTGTTGAGCCAAAAATCTTACTCAACTAA
- a CDS encoding DNA translocase FtsK codes for MGFHLVKGNSVKTLNGVQRLLEGSLILCCMLATYILLSLSSFDSSDPGWSQSNFEGDIKNVTGAVGAWMADVLFYFFGYSAYIIPIIVAMTGWLLFKRTHKLLEIDYFSVGLRLIGFLVMVFSLAALGSMNINDIYEFSAGGVSGDVIRDAMLPYFNQLGTTLLLLCFVGAGFTLLTGISWLTIIDFTGVGAIWTYNQLRGLPERFRSRGSETEDTLGFMSVFDKFKEKRDKRDEWDEEGVDDELDFTTRHEPSIHVQQTRDKTETHYQAQNSDLVTETPSAATSLDSHTRNLDVNASTNAVGQEQELNTVKAQVQEKAKIVDGIVVLPGQNVEQAKKPITPLPCITLLDVPNRKTNPISREELEQVGDLVEAKLADFNIVAKVMGIFPGPVVTRFELELAPGVKASKITNLSKDLARSLLSESVRVVEVIPGKSYVGLELPNKYRETVFMRDVLDSKEFSENESHLSMVLGQDIAGDPVVVDLGKMPHLLVAGTTGSGKSVGVNVMITSLLYKSGPDDVRFIMIDPKMLELSVYEGIPHLLCEVVTDMKEAANSLRWCVGEMERRYKLMSALGVRNLKGYNSKIKQAKAAGAPIFDPLWKSSDSMEPEAPELEKLPSIVVIVDEFADMMMIVGKKVEELIARIAQKARAAGIHLILATQRPSVDVITGLIKANIPTRMAFQVSSRIDSRTILDQQGAETLLGMGDMLYLPPGTSLPIRVHGAFIDDHEVHAVVADWRNRGKPQYIQEILNGSSEGEQILLPGEASESDDTDALYDEAVAFVTETRRGSISSVQRKFKIGYNRAARIIEQMEAQGVVSSQGSNGNREVLAPPPPKSY; via the coding sequence ATGGGTTTTCATTTGGTTAAGGGTAATAGCGTAAAAACACTCAACGGAGTGCAACGTCTTTTAGAGGGAAGCCTCATCTTATGCTGCATGCTGGCAACATATATTCTTCTGTCTCTCAGTAGTTTCGATTCTTCCGATCCTGGCTGGAGCCAGTCTAATTTTGAAGGAGATATTAAGAATGTTACTGGAGCGGTAGGAGCCTGGATGGCTGATGTCCTGTTCTATTTCTTTGGATACAGCGCTTATATCATTCCTATTATTGTAGCAATGACAGGGTGGCTGTTGTTTAAGCGTACTCATAAGTTATTAGAAATTGACTATTTCTCAGTGGGACTCAGGTTAATAGGTTTTCTAGTCATGGTTTTCAGTCTAGCAGCGCTAGGCAGTATGAATATCAATGACATCTATGAGTTTTCTGCTGGTGGTGTTTCCGGTGATGTGATCCGTGATGCTATGCTGCCTTATTTCAACCAGTTAGGTACGACACTCTTATTACTTTGTTTCGTAGGTGCCGGTTTTACCTTATTAACAGGGATCAGTTGGCTCACCATTATCGATTTTACCGGAGTCGGTGCCATCTGGACCTATAATCAATTACGTGGATTACCCGAGCGCTTTAGAAGCCGCGGCTCTGAGACCGAAGACACTCTAGGCTTCATGTCTGTGTTCGATAAATTTAAAGAGAAACGTGACAAGAGAGATGAATGGGATGAGGAGGGCGTCGATGATGAGCTTGACTTTACCACTCGACATGAGCCAAGTATCCACGTTCAGCAAACCAGAGACAAAACAGAAACCCATTATCAAGCCCAGAATAGCGACTTGGTCACCGAGACGCCAAGTGCCGCAACTAGCCTAGATAGCCATACTCGCAATTTAGACGTTAACGCTTCTACTAACGCCGTCGGTCAAGAGCAAGAGCTAAATACTGTAAAGGCACAAGTACAAGAGAAGGCCAAAATCGTCGATGGTATCGTGGTACTGCCGGGACAAAATGTAGAACAAGCTAAGAAACCGATCACGCCCCTGCCATGTATCACACTGCTTGATGTGCCTAATAGAAAGACTAACCCCATCAGTCGTGAGGAGTTAGAACAAGTTGGTGACTTAGTCGAAGCTAAGCTTGCCGATTTTAATATAGTCGCAAAAGTGATGGGAATTTTCCCAGGTCCTGTGGTAACACGTTTTGAGCTTGAGTTAGCACCTGGGGTTAAAGCGTCTAAGATCACTAACTTGTCAAAAGATTTAGCCCGTTCCTTACTTTCTGAGAGTGTTCGTGTTGTTGAGGTTATTCCAGGGAAATCCTACGTAGGACTGGAATTGCCTAATAAGTACCGTGAAACCGTATTTATGCGCGATGTACTCGACAGTAAAGAATTTTCTGAGAATGAGTCACATCTTAGTATGGTGCTTGGACAAGATATTGCCGGTGATCCTGTGGTCGTGGACTTAGGTAAGATGCCTCACTTGTTGGTTGCTGGTACTACGGGCTCAGGTAAATCAGTCGGCGTAAACGTGATGATCACGAGTTTACTGTATAAGTCTGGCCCCGATGACGTACGTTTTATCATGATCGATCCCAAGATGTTGGAGCTTTCAGTTTACGAAGGTATTCCGCATTTATTGTGTGAAGTCGTTACCGATATGAAAGAGGCGGCTAACTCCTTGCGTTGGTGTGTGGGAGAGATGGAGCGCAGATATAAGCTCATGTCAGCCCTGGGCGTACGAAATCTTAAAGGCTATAACTCAAAAATTAAACAGGCTAAAGCTGCAGGAGCGCCAATATTTGATCCTCTGTGGAAATCATCGGATAGCATGGAGCCTGAGGCACCTGAACTAGAAAAATTACCCTCAATCGTGGTTATCGTCGATGAATTTGCCGATATGATGATGATTGTAGGCAAGAAGGTTGAAGAGTTAATTGCACGTATTGCCCAGAAGGCTCGTGCAGCAGGGATCCACTTGATTCTTGCTACCCAGAGACCTTCGGTAGATGTTATAACTGGCCTGATTAAGGCAAACATACCGACCCGAATGGCATTCCAGGTGTCGAGTCGCATCGATTCTCGCACCATTTTGGATCAACAAGGCGCGGAAACCTTACTGGGTATGGGTGATATGTTGTACCTTCCCCCTGGAACCAGTTTGCCAATACGTGTCCATGGTGCCTTTATCGACGATCATGAGGTTCACGCGGTTGTTGCAGATTGGCGTAACCGAGGCAAGCCTCAATATATCCAAGAAATTCTAAATGGTTCTTCTGAAGGCGAGCAGATTCTCTTGCCTGGTGAGGCCAGTGAGTCAGATGATACCGATGCGCTTTATGACGAAGCGGTCGCCTTTGTAACTGAAACTCGAAGAGGTTCTATCTCGAGCGTACAGCGTAAATTTAAGATAGGTTATAACCGCGCCGCACGTATTATTGAGCAGATGGAGGCTCAGGGAGTCGTCAGTTCTCAGGGAAGCAACGGTAATCGGGAGGTGCTGGCACCCCCTCCGCCTAAAAGCTATTAA